Proteins encoded within one genomic window of Candidatus Eisenbacteria bacterium:
- a CDS encoding DUF1848 domain-containing protein has protein sequence MRRIVSASRRTDLPAWYAGWFVRRLRAGFASVRSPFSSSVREVSLLRPDVVAFVFWTRDATPFQGALDLLDCEGYPYYFQYTLTAYPRDLEPGLSRERCMRGFRSVADRIGPERMVWRYDPIILSEGLEPDDHRERFARMARSLSGVAGAVVVSVLDRYRKVEARLARLDRAVQDPTRTEAGRLLLDLQEIARGEGMVLSTCCEEEIRPPGIPKGACVDAERIRRIAPDEAWDAEPGPTREGCGCARSVDIGAYDSCPFGCVYCYAIRSRESAARRRKAHREESERLFE, from the coding sequence GTGCGACGCATCGTCTCCGCGAGCCGCCGAACCGATCTCCCCGCCTGGTACGCCGGCTGGTTCGTTCGAAGGCTGCGGGCGGGCTTCGCGTCCGTCCGCTCGCCGTTTTCTTCGAGCGTGCGCGAGGTCTCGCTCCTCCGCCCGGATGTCGTCGCGTTCGTCTTTTGGACGCGCGACGCGACCCCGTTTCAGGGAGCGCTCGATCTTCTGGACTGCGAAGGCTATCCCTACTACTTCCAATACACGCTCACCGCGTATCCGCGCGACTTGGAGCCCGGCCTTTCCCGCGAGCGATGCATGAGGGGTTTTCGGTCCGTCGCCGATCGGATCGGGCCGGAGCGGATGGTCTGGCGCTACGACCCGATCATCCTGTCCGAGGGTCTCGAGCCGGACGATCATCGCGAGCGCTTCGCGCGGATGGCGCGCTCGCTTTCCGGTGTCGCCGGAGCGGTCGTCGTGAGCGTCCTCGATCGGTACCGCAAGGTCGAGGCGCGCCTCGCTCGCCTCGACCGGGCGGTTCAAGACCCGACCCGGACGGAAGCAGGGCGGCTTCTCCTCGATCTCCAGGAGATCGCACGGGGCGAGGGGATGGTCCTCTCGACATGCTGCGAAGAAGAGATCCGCCCTCCGGGCATTCCGAAGGGGGCGTGCGTCGACGCGGAGAGGATCCGTCGGATCGCGCCCGACGAAGCATGGGACGCGGAGCCGGGACCGACGCGAGAGGGATGCGGGTGCGCGCGGAGCGTGGACATCGGCGCGTACGACTCGTGTCCATTCGGCTGCGTGTACTGCTACGCGATCCGGTCGCGGGAGAGCGCGGCTCGACGCCGCAAGGCTCACCGAGAGGAGAGCGAGCGGCTCTTCGAGTAG